The Kiloniellales bacterium DNA segment ACTACCCGGCCGGGGGCCTGGACCCGCGGCCCGAGCGCCTGGGCGAGATGTTCCAGCTCGCCGAGCGCCTGGCGGCGCCCTTCTCCTTCATGCGCGTGGACTTCCTGGTGGCCGACGGCCGCCTGAAGATCGGCGAGCTGACCAGCCTGCCGGAGAACGCCGTCGGCGTCTTCGCGCCGAAGGTCTACGACCAGCGCCTGGGCCGCCTCTTCGCCGACCCGAAGCTCGAGATCGAGGCCGTACTGGAAGCCTGACGCGCGCGCCGCAAGGAAAATGGGCCGGCTCCCCCTGGTCGCACCCGGGAGAGCCGGCCGGTGGTTGCGTTCTGGTGCCGTCAGTCGCTGCGGAGCTGCCGGCGCAAGGCCTCGAGCTCGGCGTTCAGGTCGGACCATTCGGCGGCGGTGGGATTGCGGTCCTCGACGACCATCAGCGCAACCGCGTCGCGGCCGCTCTGCAGGGCTTCGACGGCGCCGCGGATGCC contains these protein-coding regions:
- a CDS encoding ATP-grasp fold amidoligase family protein encodes the protein YPAGGLDPRPERLGEMFQLAERLAAPFSFMRVDFLVADGRLKIGELTSLPENAVGVFAPKVYDQRLGRLFADPKLEIEAVLEA